GGTTTATGCAGATTGCGAAGCTGCAGGATGACAACAAGGCGCTAGATCGCCTTACCAAATCAAAAGAAGCAGCTTTACTTGAAGCAGAAAGGACTGTTCAGATTGCCTTGATCAAGGCTTCAATGGTAGATGATCTTCAGAATAAGAATCAGGAGTTAATGAAGCAGATTGAAATTTGTCAGGTATATTAGTACCATTTTTTCTCTTGTAATGTAATGTTACCAGAATTTTCATTAATCATTATTCTTATCCGCCTAGGACTTTGCCAAGAATCTTAAGTTCCAGGCCTCCGCACTATCCCTGAACTTGTATTTTTTCTCCCAATCTTCGCAATGGTCCGTTATAGttgattaagaaaaaaaaaagaaaagaggtctTTACAAGACTTAAAGAGAGATTGGGACTTCAAGCAAATATGAGGGCTCTTCACTGTGATATTCTACAATAATGATTAATAATCAACAAGTGATTTTATGTGTTTATTTTGTACATTCACTAGGAAGAAAATAAGATTTTGGACAAAATGCACCGCCAAAAGGTTGCCGAGGTTGAAAAGCTCAGCCAAACTGTTAGGGAGCTCGAGGAGGCTGTTCTTGCTGGTGGTGCTGCTGCAAATGCTGTGAGGGATTACCGACGGAAAGTCCAGGAGATGAATGTAATGTGCCTGTTCTATATGACTATTGGCTTGCAGATTTGCTTTTTACTAGAATTTTCTTCTCGACTAATATGGTCTGCAGGAGGAGAGGAAAACACTTGACAGGGAACTAGCCCGTGCTAAGGTGACAGCAAATAGGgtagcagtagtggtagcaAATGAATGGAAAGATGCTAATGACAAAGTGATGCCTGTCAAACAATGGCTTGAAGATCGAAGATTCATGCAGGTATGCACTGATGcctgattttccttttctctccttAGCTTTCCAGTTTGGACTGTTGTTTCATCTCTGGCCAAAGACATTTACGCGGATTTTCTTGGGTCCAACTGTTTTAACTCATTAAAATTGGCTTTGCAGGGTGAAATGCAACAACTTAGAGAGAAACTTGCCATAGCTGAGCGAACTGCAAAATCCGAAGCACAATTGAAAGTAATAATTTGGTTTTCTGCATTTCCACCTGCACACATTAGTCATTTCTCAACTGGCTTCCTAAGAAATTTTGAGATGCATTTTCTTGTACTGTTCAGGAGAAGTATCAACTAAGGCTCAAAGTGGTTGAAGAGGGATTGAGAGCATCCACCAATGGTAGTAATCGATCTACCCCAGAGGGAAGAAGTGTGAACAATGGCCAATCACGTCGTCAATCCCTAGGTGGGGTTGACAATGCCTCAAAATTTACCTCCAATGGTTTTTTATCCAAGAGAACTCCATCCTCTCAGTTGCGgtcttcaatttcttctagTACAACTACAGTATTGAGGCATGCCAAAGGGACATCAAGATCATTTGATGGTGGCACAAGGTCATTAGACAGGGGTAAGGTCCTGTCAAATGGAACAGGCCCCTGCTCCCTTGACAAATCTACTGATGCAACTCGAGACAGTGAGGTAGTCAATAATCGGAAAGGAAACACAgatgaaaaaccaaatgaattCCCAACAGTTCATACAGGAGATACTGTCTCCGGAATATTATATGACATGCTACAGAAAGAGGTTATTTCTTTGAGGAAAGCCGGCCATGAAAAAGATCAAAGTCTTAAAGATAAGGATGATGCTATTGAGGTGCTTATGCATGCTCTGTCTGTTATTCTGCTAATGAGTGTAACCTTTCATCTAACTGTGTATTCTGTTTCAGATGTTAGCGAAGAAGGTAGATACTTTGACCAAAGCAATGGAGGTTGAGgcgaagaagatgagaaggGAAGTAGCTGCCATGGAAAAGGAGGTAGCAGCCATTCGTGTCGAGAAAGAACATGATAATAGGGCTAAGAGACTTGGTAATTCCAAGGGACCTGTAAATAGTTCTCAGCTGCTTCCTGGAAGGTATTGATGATCATATATCCTGTATGAATAGTCCTGATGATTTTTAACAAATTAACTGTGTCCATTGCTGACTATTCTGAATTAGATCATGATTGATGATTTGATTTGCATAATTAATCACACAAGGTGCAGGCatcattgcttttttttttgttttgttttatatatCAATATGACATTGAACTTTCAATATGGGTATTCGAGTAATTCATGCTTAAATGGCCAAAGGATCTTTCAGATGACCTTTTTATGCCAGAGTGTgatgtgccttttttttttttgcattgtgtggaaattttatatttatctttCTGATAAGCAGCGGGTGTTTTGTGTAcatatttggccttttgtttgCCCAGAAACTGGTGGGCAATGCATGTCTCCATGTATAGAGCCAAGTATGCAATTTTGACATTTTACTCTTTGCTAAGCTTAAAGAACAGAGCTGGATAGAAGTACAAATTGGGCATTGCAATTGGAGGTTCTGTGTGATATCAAAATAGGTTCTAGTTAGGACAACAGCACTATAAATATTTTAGTGCTTTAGGCGGCTTTTTATTGTGTTTTCTGCATATGTTTTGctcttttcctttgttattaatttttttagtcTCAGTCTTTGCAAAGATCCAtctagccgatcccatttagttgggataaggccgagtagttgttgtcattgttgtaaCCGTTATCTCCCTTGCTTCATTGTCTACATCAATTTTAGAAAGATTACATTATGAGAGGTGCCCACAAATCTCATCCCTTTACATAATTTTAGAAAGATTATCTCATGGGGTTTGGGTTCCCCAATAATCTTCGTTGTTTCTATATTTTACACTTCAAGGTCCCATTGTTTTGCAGATTGGTCAGAAAATTTTCCCAACCAAACACcgattacccaaaaaaaaacagcaaattGTCTTGTACGCATTAGAAACTGGGTTTATGGGTCTTTTTGATCATTGTCAGTTTATCTTTTGCACATCGTTGCATATCCCCACATTTTTTTGCACTTGGGGACTAGAATTGAACACAAGGGGCAGGTGATGACGGGGGAGGGCAGTGAAGCAGGGGGTGGGGCAGGGGGCTGGGATGGTGGCCTGGTGGGGACTAGGATGGGTGGGGGAGAGGTGAGGGGGTTGCAGTGTCTGGGCAAGGTGAGGGGGTGCAGTGGCAGGGGATGGTTTGATGCATTCTgcggagaaagaagaagaaagatgtgGGTCCCAATTCTGttaataaaaaggaaataatTAACTATGACAAATTAgtagttgaataaaaaataagatgatTGAATCATGGGAAAAGGAGGGTAATTTGGGTATTTTAAAGtataggggaagagaggtaGGAGTTTACTTTTTTGGGAGAATCAGATGTGAAAGTTTGAGTACGGGAGTTTGAGTAAATGTAAGATAAGTATAGGGGAGTGATAcaaattttcccttttaagaATGGGAGCTTGGTATCcttttgttctttgttttttttggagggggtgaTTTGTGTTACAAACAGATTCATATAAATTCatatattatttcttttataaagaatattaaaataataaatgcATTATACCTCCTAAGTCCTAAGTCAAATCctcatttcttttttccccttctgtTCGCATTGTGTCTGAACTCTGAAACAGTGTGCCCATAGGATTGACACCTGCACCCATGGATGGTATGCATGTGACAATACTACAAGGATGTGAAAAAGGCTAATGAGATAAAATACCCTTCTTCAGGTTGATTTCGAGTTGGAGTCAATACCAAGTCTATCCTGTAGGGATTTATCATTATAC
The nucleotide sequence above comes from Telopea speciosissima isolate NSW1024214 ecotype Mountain lineage chromosome 3, Tspe_v1, whole genome shotgun sequence. Encoded proteins:
- the LOC122657069 gene encoding microtubule-associated protein 70-2 → MADVYGDNVTPLTPELSFGGGVGDGRSAANDGVSLASALTPPLTVSGSFKEGRTSRRRMSVRPSLDADDFLNLLHGSDPVKVELNRLENEVREKDRELGEAQAEIKALRFSERLREKAVEELTEELSRVEEKLKLTESLLETKNLEIKKINDEKKASMAAQFAAEATLRRVHAAQKDDDMPPIEAILAPLEAELKLARQEIAKLQDDNKALDRLTKSKEAALLEAERTVQIALIKASMVDDLQNKNQELMKQIEICQEENKILDKMHRQKVAEVEKLSQTVRELEEAVLAGGAAANAVRDYRRKVQEMNEERKTLDRELARAKVTANRVAVVVANEWKDANDKVMPVKQWLEDRRFMQGEMQQLREKLAIAERTAKSEAQLKEKYQLRLKVVEEGLRASTNGSNRSTPEGRSVNNGQSRRQSLGGVDNASKFTSNGFLSKRTPSSQLRSSISSSTTTVLRHAKGTSRSFDGGTRSLDRGKVLSNGTGPCSLDKSTDATRDSEVVNNRKGNTDEKPNEFPTVHTGDTVSGILYDMLQKEVISLRKAGHEKDQSLKDKDDAIEMLAKKVDTLTKAMEVEAKKMRREVAAMEKEVAAIRVEKEHDNRAKRLGNSKGPVNSSQLLPGRNVSRSGLMRNIQ